A genomic window from Quercus lobata isolate SW786 chromosome 10, ValleyOak3.0 Primary Assembly, whole genome shotgun sequence includes:
- the LOC115962645 gene encoding transcription factor CYCLOIDEA-like isoform X1, with amino-acid sequence MTSTPVVETQTLLLDPSYEDNDVFFQHIYDLLFHQNSFIMRDENNVTEAVVNSNMMNFNSSDINVHMAKHIPRKRSRKRNQRVKINTARGPRERRMRLSVKVAPDFFKLQDLLGCDTASKTLEWLLINSKDEIKKLEIEKKHSFGVGVKSASSTSKYQTVSGIDPVAIHDRDQQDSVLEEKTSTKEKKIGQSVLRKSAFHPLARESRKKARERARERARERARVKTRSRVDESKLCEVASNCNLSQLGSWSKFESAEESGTQSHNMNTFELRELPEAEEGSVHAGEHLGASEDMVDDDYLLIFNSHNTGTLPERQFADFEFFDEPWDAYK; translated from the exons ATGACATCGACTCCAGTTGTAGAAACACAAACCCTTCTCCTTGATCCTTCTTATGAAGATAACGACGTTTTCTTCCAACACATATATGACCTGTTATTTCACCAGAATTCCTTTATTATGAGAGATGAGAATAACGTAACTGAAGCTGTAGTTAACAGTAACATGATGAATTTCAACAGCAGCGACATCAATGTACACATGGCCAAGCACATCCCCAGAAAAAGATCAAGAAAGAGAAATCAGCGTGTCAAGATTAATACTGCTCGAGGACCAAGGGAAAGGAGAATGAGATTGTCCGTTAAAGTTGCCCCGGATTTTTTCAAACTGCAAGATTTGCTAGGCTGTGACACGGCCAGCAAAACCCTTGAGTGGTTACTCATAAATTCAAAAGATGAAATCAAGAAGCTGGAAATAGAGAAGAAGCATAGTTTCGGCGTTGGTGTCAAGAGTGCTTCTTCTACTTCTAAGTATCAAACTGTGTCTGGCATTGATCCTGTGGCAATTCATGACAGAGATCAGCAGGACAGTGTTTTGGAAGAGAAAACTTCGACGAAAGAGAAGAAGATTGGGCAGTCAGTGTTACGCAAGAGTGCATTTCACCCTCTTGCAAGGGAGTCAAGGAAGAAAGCAAGGGAAAGGGCACGGGAGAGGGCTCGGGAGAGGGCAAGAGTAAAGACGAGGAGTCGGGTAGATGAATCGAAGTTATGTGAAGTGGCAAGCAATTGTAACTTAAGCCAATTAGGTTCTTGGAGTAAATTTGAATCTGCAGAAGAATCTGGAACCCAAAGCCATAACATGAACACTTTTGAGCTAAGGGAGCTACCTGAGGCTGAAGAAGGAAGCGTTCACGCCGGAGAACATTTAGGGGCTTCGGAAGACATGGTTGACGATGATTATTTGCTGATTTTCAATTCTCACAATACTGGAACTCTCCCGGAG CGTCAATTTGCAGACTTTGAATTCTTTGACGAACCATGGGACGCCTACAAATAA